In Patescibacteria group bacterium, the following proteins share a genomic window:
- the nusA gene encoding transcription termination factor NusA, which produces MSEISNAIKQICSEKGLSYDAVLVTIEAALAAAYRKDFGNRMQNIKVEFDPETAHIKAYDVKTVVLDLTEEELKAEEEARAKMAERAEEAREGKPKRKSREEEKPVELEVKPAGGAEVPGAETGEEARKFNPKTEIQLKDALMLKKDAQLGEEIRMPLEVPGEFGRMAAQTAKQVIIQKLREAERDMVYGEFKDKEKEVVSGVIQRREGRVVLIDLGKAIGILPAEEQIYGENYRPGQRIKIYVREVKLGPRGAEIILSRTSEEILRKVFYLEIPEIANGLIEIKAVAREAGSRSKVAVATDAENVDPIGSCVGQRGSRIQTIISELGGEKVDIIEFDSAPEKFIANALSPAKIVSIALNTEEKRATVSVNADQFSLAIGKSGQNVRLAAHLTGWKIDIEESKKAKEESASPADGEGEEELDGEKAESAKPAGGADGEANSKAEEAEMPEEKPEAEVSVDEKKEKKTKKKPAKKKKAAEAKEAEAETEE; this is translated from the coding sequence ATGTCGGAAATTTCAAACGCGATAAAACAAATTTGTTCAGAAAAAGGATTAAGCTATGACGCCGTTTTGGTTACGATTGAGGCGGCTTTGGCGGCGGCCTACCGCAAAGACTTTGGCAATCGGATGCAAAACATCAAGGTTGAATTTGACCCGGAAACGGCCCACATCAAAGCTTATGACGTTAAAACCGTTGTTCTTGATTTGACCGAAGAGGAATTGAAAGCCGAGGAAGAGGCGCGGGCGAAAATGGCGGAAAGAGCTGAAGAGGCGAGAGAAGGCAAGCCGAAAAGAAAATCCAGAGAAGAGGAAAAGCCAGTCGAGCTTGAAGTTAAACCGGCCGGGGGTGCCGAAGTTCCGGGAGCCGAAACCGGGGAAGAAGCAAGGAAGTTTAATCCTAAAACCGAAATTCAGCTAAAAGACGCTTTAATGCTGAAAAAAGACGCCCAACTCGGTGAAGAAATTAGGATGCCGCTGGAAGTGCCGGGCGAATTCGGGCGCATGGCCGCCCAGACCGCTAAGCAGGTTATTATCCAGAAGCTCCGGGAAGCCGAGCGCGACATGGTTTACGGCGAATTTAAAGATAAGGAAAAGGAAGTAGTCTCGGGCGTAATCCAGCGCCGCGAAGGCCGGGTGGTTTTAATTGATTTGGGAAAAGCTATCGGCATACTGCCCGCCGAAGAGCAGATTTACGGAGAGAATTACCGGCCGGGGCAAAGGATAAAAATTTACGTCCGGGAAGTGAAGCTCGGACCCCGCGGAGCGGAGATAATCCTATCTCGCACTTCAGAAGAAATATTGCGCAAAGTTTTTTATCTGGAAATTCCCGAAATCGCGAACGGCCTAATTGAAATAAAAGCCGTGGCCCGCGAAGCCGGTTCCCGCTCAAAGGTAGCGGTCGCGACTGACGCTGAAAATGTTGATCCGATCGGCTCCTGTGTCGGCCAGCGCGGCTCCCGGATCCAGACTATCATTTCCGAGCTGGGCGGGGAAAAAGTCGATATTATCGAATTCGATTCTGCTCCGGAAAAATTCATTGCTAACGCCTTGTCGCCGGCCAAAATCGTAAGCATTGCGCTAAATACTGAAGAAAAACGGGCAACGGTTAGCGTTAACGCCGACCAGTTTTCTTTAGCGATCGGTAAAAGCGGGCAAAACGTCCGTTTAGCCGCCCATCTAACCGGCTGGAAAATTGATATCGAGGAAAGCAAGAAAGCCAAGGAGGAATCCGCCTCTCCGGCGGACGGGGAAGGTGAAGAAGAACTGGACGGGGAAAAAGCGGAAAGCGCTAAACCTGCCGGAGGCGCGGATGGTGAAGCTAATAGCAAGGCTGAAGAGGCAGAGATGCCTGAAGAAAAACCCGAAGCCGAAGTATCCGTTGATGAAAAAAAAGAGAAAAAAACCAAAAAGAAACCGGCTAAAAAGAAAAAAGCGGCTGAAGCCAAGGAAGCTGAAGCCGAGACAGAAGAGTAA
- a CDS encoding PspC domain-containing protein: MSIQDSKLYRSRTDRIIFGVAGGVADYFHFDATIIRIIFILLAFNGFGIIIYLILALVIPLEPAPGQPGYQSAGQPSGQSQSASSDSSGPATGEPFFREEKVREFAHDVGAKAKEMAEEFRASRHWESVNAEEPRQGMRNIFGLIIVFFGILLLLKEIFPFIFGWFGWGMLWPLLFIFLGLVLLIKHKQ; this comes from the coding sequence ATGAGCATTCAAGATTCAAAATTATACCGTTCCCGGACTGACCGGATAATTTTCGGCGTAGCGGGCGGAGTGGCGGATTATTTTCATTTTGACGCCACGATCATTAGAATTATTTTTATCTTACTGGCCTTTAACGGCTTTGGCATAATAATTTATTTGATTCTGGCTTTGGTAATTCCCTTGGAGCCAGCGCCCGGCCAGCCTGGATATCAGTCAGCCGGCCAGCCGTCCGGCCAAAGCCAATCCGCTTCATCAGATTCATCAGGCCCGGCAACCGGTGAACCGTTTTTCCGGGAAGAAAAAGTGCGGGAGTTTGCCCATGACGTCGGCGCCAAGGCCAAGGAAATGGCGGAAGAGTTTAGAGCTTCCCGGCATTGGGAAAGCGTAAACGCGGAAGAGCCGAGGCAGGGAATGAGAAACATCTTCGGCCTGATAATCGTTTTCTTTGGGATATTACTCCTCCTGAAGGAAATTTTTCCTTTCATCTTCGGCTGGTTCGGCTGGGGAATGCTCTGGCCGCTTCTATTTATTTTTCTCGGCCTAGTCTTATTAATTAAGCATAAACAATAA
- a CDS encoding DUF5668 domain-containing protein: MDFQEGEFKEKENPESTDQKKEKEAEQNKGWSHPHPHHSHHHHRHGGCCNGHRGGFNPGKLFFGLFLIGLGLLYLAKNLGFLPASFNIEWEKLWPLLIIFLGLSFFTGRNWASIIIVILFTIIIIGLVAALIAGGVFHAVPMPMWGRGYSY; this comes from the coding sequence ATGGATTTCCAAGAAGGCGAATTTAAAGAAAAAGAGAATCCTGAATCAACTGATCAAAAAAAGGAAAAAGAGGCGGAGCAAAATAAAGGCTGGAGCCACCCCCATCCCCATCACTCCCATCACCACCATCGCCATGGCGGTTGTTGCAACGGCCACCGCGGCGGGTTTAACCCGGGTAAACTCTTTTTCGGATTATTCTTAATCGGCCTGGGCCTCTTATATCTTGCTAAAAATTTAGGCTTTCTCCCGGCCAGCTTTAATATTGAATGGGAAAAGCTCTGGCCGCTCCTAATAATCTTCCTCGGCCTTTCCTTTTTTACCGGCCGTAACTGGGCGTCAATCATTATCGTCATCCTCTTTACCATAATCATTATCGGCCTGGTCGCCGCCCTGATTGCCGGCGGAGTATTCCACGCCGTCCCGATGCCGATGTGGGGCCGGGGCTATAGCTACTAA
- a CDS encoding helix-turn-helix domain-containing protein: protein MLNLEDIGLNKKEAQVYLSLLELGESSIQRLSEKSKIKRTTLYDVIATLKEKALVGITSRKSKKYYYAEDPRKIEGQIEEKKEKFLRMLPELLSVCNFIDRKPKIRYFEGMEGIKEVYRDTLNYPKSETMAWASPEVATKFDFEWLKSYIAKRVEKKIWQRALFPDLPALRGLKDDDQKQFRKTLMIPPQDFPFDVEINLYAKSKIGFMSFEEQIGLIVESPKIYNTLKSVFEMNWKLFEKTN, encoded by the coding sequence ATGCTAAACTTAGAAGACATCGGCTTAAACAAAAAAGAAGCCCAGGTATATTTAAGCCTTCTAGAGCTAGGGGAATCATCTATCCAGCGCCTTTCCGAAAAATCAAAGATAAAAAGAACTACTCTTTATGACGTTATTGCAACTTTAAAAGAAAAAGCTTTGGTAGGCATTACTTCAAGAAAAAGTAAGAAGTATTATTACGCCGAGGACCCGCGGAAAATTGAGGGGCAAATTGAAGAAAAAAAAGAAAAATTTTTAAGAATGCTTCCGGAGCTCCTTTCGGTCTGCAACTTTATTGATCGGAAACCGAAAATCAGATATTTTGAAGGGATGGAAGGAATTAAAGAAGTGTACCGCGATACTCTAAATTATCCAAAATCGGAAACTATGGCTTGGGCTTCGCCTGAAGTGGCGACGAAATTCGATTTTGAATGGCTAAAAAGTTACATTGCCAAAAGGGTGGAAAAGAAAATCTGGCAGAGAGCGCTTTTTCCTGACCTGCCGGCCTTAAGAGGATTGAAAGATGATGATCAAAAACAGTTCCGTAAAACCCTTATGATCCCGCCCCAAGATTTTCCTTTTGACGTGGAAATAAATTTATACGCCAAAAGTAAAATCGGCTTTATGTCTTTCGAAGAGCAGATCGGATTAATTGTTGAGAGCCCGAAAATTTACAATACTCTAAAGAGTGTCTTTGAAATGAACTGGAAGTTATTTGAGAAGACAAATTAA
- a CDS encoding radical SAM protein produces MKRELTKEKYFGLGRVPIGIGAVLKGWNITEEHFKDASSLPVVDFRAMTPACLHDCFHCFTDKLKKTLTLKEIKNIIDQLAEMKTIAIDYLGEGEPTLDQDFFEIIEYTAKKGIQPIIFTDAATKLRDRDFVKRISATSASVCPKCDSLWNKDFQNWVVGDKTGKYFDQRNEAIQMLIEEGFNKPAADGTTRLGFDMVVCRKNMREVEKTLRYCRENNLWVIFSFYLPSGRSGRNNFDKSLLLAKEEKRQIQKIVKRVDEEYGFHHEIHNNFLTSRCVEFMCIYGDGRVSPCVGNENIVGNIKTHSIKELRKIIIEKFPCHDPKTFNGNCCYRETIQALV; encoded by the coding sequence ATGAAAAGAGAATTAACCAAAGAAAAATATTTTGGCTTGGGCCGGGTGCCAATCGGTATTGGCGCAGTCTTAAAAGGCTGGAATATTACTGAAGAGCATTTTAAGGACGCTTCTTCCCTTCCGGTGGTTGATTTTAGAGCCATGACTCCGGCCTGCCTGCACGACTGCTTCCATTGTTTTACCGACAAGTTAAAAAAGACCTTAACCCTAAAGGAGATAAAAAATATAATTGACCAGCTCGCGGAAATGAAAACTATCGCCATTGACTACTTAGGCGAGGGCGAACCGACTTTAGATCAGGATTTTTTCGAGATAATTGAATATACGGCGAAAAAAGGCATCCAGCCGATAATTTTTACCGATGCGGCTACCAAGCTTAGGGACAGGGATTTTGTAAAGAGAATAAGCGCGACCAGCGCTTCGGTCTGCCCTAAATGCGACAGCCTCTGGAATAAGGATTTTCAAAACTGGGTAGTCGGCGACAAAACCGGAAAGTATTTTGATCAAAGAAACGAAGCGATACAAATGCTAATTGAAGAAGGATTTAATAAACCGGCAGCTGATGGCACCACGCGGCTCGGCTTCGACATGGTGGTCTGCCGGAAAAATATGCGCGAGGTGGAAAAAACTTTAAGATATTGCCGGGAAAATAATTTATGGGTAATCTTTTCTTTTTATCTCCCTTCTGGCCGGAGCGGCCGCAATAATTTTGATAAATCTCTATTGCTTGCCAAAGAGGAAAAAAGGCAAATCCAGAAAATTGTAAAAAGAGTTGACGAAGAATACGGCTTCCATCATGAAATACATAACAACTTCCTTACTTCCCGCTGTGTCGAATTTATGTGCATTTATGGCGACGGCCGGGTCTCGCCCTGCGTCGGCAACGAAAACATCGTCGGCAATATAAAAACCCACTCCATCAAAGAGCTGCGAAAAATAATAATCGAAAAATTTCCCTGCCACGACCCCAAAACTTTTAACGGGAATTGCTGCTATCGAGAAACTATTCAAGCTCTAGTTTAG
- a CDS encoding radical SAM protein, which produces MFIHPHKTRFRFQLKRIGMPSGILQLAACLEEAGISVAFLDAAAEGFENEHLTGEVSPIDGEPILRYGLEIEEILNRIAAVKPAIIGLSSLTTSQSDVDVELGRAIKKAFPEITVVTGGYHASTKPEQSLATGAFDYLVKGEGEIAFTSLVKSLLGGDPPKERVVQGQPVINLDSLPLPAYHLVRNIQYGGERFHGGKARNTKVAEVFTTRGCPYNCDFCAVETVHGHNHRAYSLEYVRRLFDKLMEEGYKEVVIEDDNFMANPKRAVQIAELLHEARLDWTAIGGIGIRQLTVQTNQSLVVNQELIQKMAACGCYRIYLAVESASRETLRSVNKGNLYCDPKIAEQVVMALNSAGIEVYGGFMIGFPSETMEDVEKTVRYAARLRECGMKCAVLFFVTPLPGTALGQQLEKAIVGCQADYCYERSNYNSPHIKAKTLNRERRRLLIIANGPELVRAWESGGPWPT; this is translated from the coding sequence ATGTTTATCCATCCCCACAAGACCCGCTTTAGGTTTCAATTAAAGCGGATCGGGATGCCCAGCGGCATTCTTCAATTAGCCGCCTGTCTTGAAGAAGCCGGTATAAGCGTTGCGTTTTTGGACGCGGCAGCCGAAGGATTCGAGAATGAGCATCTTACCGGCGAAGTTTCCCCGATCGACGGAGAGCCTATTCTTCGTTACGGGCTGGAAATCGAAGAGATTCTGAACCGGATCGCAGCGGTTAAACCGGCTATTATCGGCTTGTCCTCCCTTACTACGTCCCAGTCCGATGTGGATGTTGAGCTGGGCAGGGCAATCAAGAAAGCCTTCCCCGAAATAACGGTAGTTACCGGCGGCTACCACGCCTCAACCAAGCCCGAGCAGTCTCTGGCTACCGGCGCTTTCGATTATTTGGTTAAGGGTGAAGGCGAGATTGCTTTCACTAGTCTGGTCAAGTCGCTTCTTGGCGGCGATCCGCCCAAGGAAAGGGTTGTTCAGGGCCAGCCGGTGATAAACCTGGATAGTCTGCCGTTGCCAGCTTATCATCTGGTTCGCAATATCCAGTACGGAGGCGAGCGGTTCCATGGTGGAAAGGCGCGAAATACGAAAGTTGCGGAGGTTTTCACAACTCGGGGCTGTCCATATAATTGTGATTTTTGCGCGGTGGAAACCGTGCACGGCCACAATCATCGCGCATATTCTCTGGAGTACGTGCGGCGCCTTTTCGACAAGCTCATGGAGGAAGGCTATAAAGAAGTCGTCATTGAAGACGACAACTTCATGGCCAATCCTAAGCGAGCCGTCCAGATAGCCGAGTTGCTCCATGAAGCGCGGTTGGACTGGACAGCCATCGGCGGAATTGGCATCCGCCAGCTTACCGTCCAAACAAACCAGAGCCTGGTCGTTAACCAGGAGTTGATTCAAAAAATGGCCGCTTGCGGCTGTTACCGGATCTATCTGGCGGTTGAAAGCGCCAGCCGGGAAACTCTCCGGTCGGTTAACAAGGGCAATCTTTATTGCGATCCGAAGATCGCAGAGCAGGTTGTGATGGCGCTTAATTCCGCTGGCATTGAAGTTTATGGCGGATTCATGATCGGCTTCCCGTCCGAGACCATGGAAGATGTGGAAAAAACAGTGCGCTATGCCGCCCGCCTTCGCGAGTGCGGCATGAAGTGCGCCGTCCTCTTCTTTGTCACTCCGCTTCCCGGTACGGCGTTGGGCCAGCAGCTGGAAAAAGCAATAGTTGGGTGCCAAGCTGACTATTGTTACGAAAGAAGTAACTACAATTCTCCTCATATCAAGGCGAAAACCTTGAACAGGGAGAGACGCAGGCTTCTTATTATCGCCAATGGCCCGGAACTGGTTCGGGCATGGGAAAGCGGAGGTCCCTGGCCGACCTAG
- a CDS encoding SPASM domain-containing protein — MLTMDERILKMQLKELIKFKKDDGIVIRGPNVQSKAIINPARHLKYYSVNKETEEIMAHNLKWVKNGEGDPRFQFVYIMLPTSCNQVCRGCFTGQDKSKLLANLDGPFFRNEELEAILGTAKQVGVQAVIYAGGGELFTWKSAFDYIDRIIGHGLGMVIFTNGTLLSNAEIAWVNDRNIALIISIRDTIEAKHNQLVGRPHFRLALKTIEECLRLGMQGDGRLAVEMPVTINNENRALNDLLPFCRALGIVPWIEEFIQISTSNEEQSVCHDFGRAREFFQKMAAKDAELGIVWSPEHGTRMIDQPQCRRPLYSFTVYPNGDVVDCPSHSRKYGNLKEEPLERILDSERVREVFRLFEYCPCSVFYTDGDEQIPLALPDYLEELR, encoded by the coding sequence ATGCTGACAATGGATGAAAGGATATTAAAAATGCAACTCAAGGAACTGATTAAATTTAAGAAAGATGATGGAATAGTTATTCGAGGCCCAAACGTTCAGTCGAAAGCAATTATCAACCCAGCGCGCCATTTAAAGTATTATTCGGTTAACAAGGAAACCGAAGAAATCATGGCCCATAATCTCAAATGGGTGAAGAACGGCGAGGGAGATCCGCGTTTCCAGTTTGTCTACATTATGCTACCTACCTCCTGTAACCAAGTCTGCCGCGGCTGTTTTACCGGTCAGGATAAATCCAAATTGTTGGCCAATCTGGATGGCCCATTTTTTAGAAACGAGGAGCTTGAGGCAATACTCGGTACAGCCAAACAGGTTGGCGTTCAGGCCGTGATCTACGCCGGTGGAGGCGAACTTTTTACCTGGAAGAGCGCCTTTGATTATATTGACCGGATTATCGGACATGGGCTGGGAATGGTGATATTTACCAACGGAACCTTACTCTCAAACGCGGAAATAGCTTGGGTGAACGACCGGAATATCGCTTTGATCATATCGATCCGCGATACGATCGAAGCGAAGCATAACCAGCTCGTCGGGCGGCCGCATTTCCGGTTGGCTTTGAAAACGATTGAAGAATGCTTACGTCTGGGAATGCAGGGTGACGGGAGGCTGGCGGTTGAAATGCCGGTTACCATTAACAACGAGAATCGGGCGTTAAATGACCTCTTACCATTCTGCCGGGCGCTTGGCATTGTTCCCTGGATTGAGGAATTTATTCAGATCTCGACTTCAAATGAAGAGCAATCAGTCTGCCATGATTTTGGCCGGGCCCGTGAATTTTTCCAAAAAATGGCGGCCAAAGACGCCGAACTGGGAATTGTCTGGTCGCCGGAACACGGTACGCGAATGATTGATCAGCCGCAATGTCGCCGTCCGCTTTATTCGTTCACTGTTTACCCGAACGGCGATGTAGTGGACTGCCCAAGTCATAGCCGGAAGTACGGAAATCTGAAAGAGGAGCCGCTCGAGCGCATCTTGGATTCTGAGCGGGTGAGGGAGGTATTTAGATTATTTGAGTATTGCCCCTGTTCAGTTTTTTATACTGACGGGGATGAACAAATTCCATTGGCACTGCCTGATTACCTGGAGGAGTTGAGATGA
- a CDS encoding helix-turn-helix domain-containing protein encodes MNNYLNDNEKRVLSGLYKLEDCSIQKIAKETLINRTTLYPILEKLADKGLVSKIKVEGKIRFQPISKEEFALWAERKEKELKKNNRELLHWVGEQAKNKKASLFSEMKCFEGIEGIRSLYADTWRDNPKKLIYGITDYHSAYENLGEFFRQEYLPARIGHGVWIKNLIPESAEGRKELKDAKKMLREMKFIKLFKDLNIDVNIYGSKVSIVAYDKKNPSGVIIKNEKIAEAMKEIFSYLWKNAK; translated from the coding sequence ATGAATAACTACCTAAATGACAACGAAAAAAGAGTCTTATCCGGCTTGTATAAGCTGGAAGACTGTTCAATCCAAAAAATCGCCAAAGAAACCTTAATTAACCGGACCACCCTCTACCCCATCCTGGAAAAGCTCGCTGACAAGGGTTTGGTTTCAAAAATCAAAGTCGAGGGAAAAATTCGGTTCCAGCCGATTTCAAAAGAAGAATTCGCGCTTTGGGCTGAAAGGAAAGAAAAAGAGCTGAAAAAAAACAACCGCGAGCTTTTGCATTGGGTAGGCGAACAAGCAAAAAATAAAAAAGCGTCCCTTTTTTCAGAGATGAAATGTTTTGAAGGAATCGAAGGAATCAGAAGCCTTTACGCCGATACCTGGCGCGACAACCCGAAAAAATTAATTTACGGAATTACCGATTACCATAGCGCCTACGAAAACTTGGGTGAATTTTTCCGCCAAGAGTATTTGCCGGCAAGAATCGGGCACGGCGTTTGGATAAAAAACTTAATTCCCGAAAGCGCGGAAGGAAGAAAGGAATTAAAAGACGCGAAAAAGATGCTTAGAGAGATGAAATTCATCAAATTGTTTAAAGACTTAAATATTGACGTAAATATCTACGGCTCAAAAGTTTCCATTGTCGCCTATGACAAAAAAAATCCGTCCGGCGTTATCATCAAAAACGAAAAAATCGCCGAAGCGATGAAGGAGATTTTCAGTTATCTTTGGAAAAACGCTAAATAA
- a CDS encoding superoxide dismutase, producing MPQKLYSLPSLSYEYGALAPVMSEEQLKIHHDKHHAAYVIGANAILEKLDKVHKGEIEIDIKAELKALSFNIGGHVLHSLFWENLAPAGQGGGGEPSGKLADKIKEDFGDFNRFKDEFNKTGISVEGSGWAALAYCRLTDRLLLMQIEKHSVNLYPNFNILMVVDAFEHAYYIDYKNDRAKFFASIWDIINWEKVSERLG from the coding sequence ATGCCTCAAAAATTATATTCTCTCCCGTCCTTGTCTTACGAGTATGGCGCGCTGGCACCGGTAATGAGCGAAGAGCAGTTAAAAATCCATCACGATAAACACCACGCCGCTTACGTTATTGGCGCGAACGCGATTTTAGAAAAGTTGGACAAAGTCCATAAGGGTGAAATAGAAATTGACATAAAAGCGGAACTGAAGGCCTTGTCTTTTAATATTGGCGGGCATGTTTTACACTCTTTATTTTGGGAAAATTTGGCTCCTGCCGGACAAGGAGGCGGCGGCGAGCCTTCGGGAAAACTGGCGGATAAAATAAAAGAGGATTTTGGCGATTTTAACCGCTTTAAAGATGAATTCAATAAAACCGGAATTTCAGTCGAAGGGTCGGGCTGGGCGGCTTTGGCTTATTGCCGGCTGACCGATCGCCTTCTGCTTATGCAAATAGAAAAACACAGCGTTAACCTTTACCCGAATTTTAATATATTGATGGTGGTTGACGCTTTCGAGCACGCTTATTACATAGATTACAAAAACGATCGGGCAAAGTTTTTCGCCTCAATCTGGGATATAATTAACTGGGAAAAAGTAAGCGAACGATTAGGATAA
- a CDS encoding leucine-rich repeat domain-containing protein, translating into MKNILIILLALAVMVLGGYLVRRSSLKTDTRSAGNADTSLPNDNTPAVSDNPAPGKPASGGAADQTAGDPAGNFGGRGLTEFPREALADKNIKKLVLSGNKLKTLPSEIGELQSLEELYLDNNNLEGALPAEIRKMAKLRILDAHNNNLTGIPAEIGQLKNLRFINFSGNEIDTMPNEIENIKDNLQILNLSENKYNLDSIKSIEEKLPNTQVIF; encoded by the coding sequence ATGAAAAATATTTTAATAATACTTTTAGCGCTAGCAGTGATGGTTTTGGGCGGGTACCTGGTGCGGCGAAGCAGCCTAAAGACCGACACTAGATCGGCTGGAAATGCAGATACTTCTTTGCCAAACGACAATACGCCAGCCGTTTCCGATAACCCAGCGCCCGGTAAACCGGCTTCAGGCGGAGCCGCGGATCAAACCGCCGGCGATCCGGCCGGTAATTTCGGCGGTCGGGGGCTAACTGAATTTCCCAGAGAAGCGTTGGCTGATAAAAATATTAAAAAGCTGGTACTTTCCGGCAATAAATTAAAAACGCTTCCGTCTGAAATCGGCGAGCTCCAAAGCTTGGAAGAGCTTTATCTTGATAATAATAATTTGGAAGGCGCTTTGCCGGCTGAAATCAGAAAAATGGCAAAATTGCGGATTTTAGACGCGCACAATAATAATCTTACCGGCATCCCGGCCGAAATAGGCCAGCTGAAAAATTTAAGATTTATTAATTTTAGCGGCAATGAAATCGATACTATGCCGAATGAGATTGAAAATATAAAAGACAACCTTCAAATTCTGAATTTATCGGAAAATAAATACAATCTGGACTCTATAAAGTCAATTGAGGAAAAACTCCCTAATACGCAGGTAATATTTTAA
- a CDS encoding NUDIX domain-containing protein: MFIYCPKCKNKLKTEKNQHWCSECGFKYYRNPSPAVGVILVNSKNQIYLIKRAKDPRAGFWDSPGGFINFYETAEEAARREVKEEIGIQIGELYYLGSYTNDYLYHDIEYAPLDLFFFAKAEFDDAKKFDLEEILEGKFFDLEDLPMDKIAFKSNKKALKEYLIIHR; encoded by the coding sequence ATGTTTATCTATTGCCCTAAATGCAAAAACAAGCTAAAAACAGAAAAAAACCAGCATTGGTGCTCCGAATGCGGTTTCAAATATTATCGCAATCCGAGTCCGGCGGTCGGGGTAATTTTAGTAAACAGTAAGAATCAAATCTATCTCATTAAGCGGGCCAAAGATCCGCGGGCAGGCTTCTGGGATTCACCCGGCGGGTTTATTAATTTTTATGAAACCGCCGAAGAGGCGGCCCGGCGCGAAGTAAAGGAAGAGATCGGAATCCAAATCGGCGAACTCTATTACCTTGGATCTTACACGAACGATTATTTATACCACGATATCGAATACGCGCCCCTGGATTTATTCTTTTTTGCCAAGGCAGAATTCGATGACGCAAAAAAATTTGATTTAGAAGAGATTCTGGAAGGAAAATTTTTCGATCTGGAAGACCTTCCGATGGACAAGATCGCGTTCAAATCCAACAAAAAAGCTTTGAAGGAGTATTTAATAATTCACCGCTAA